From Micromonospora echinospora:
AGGGCCAGCCCGTCGGCGCCGGGGAACCGCGCGCCGATCCGCGCCGAGCAGACGATGTACGCGGCCCACATGGCCCCCGCCGTCAGCGCCAGCGCCGCGCCGACCGGGTCGAGCCGGTCGAACCCGCCCTGCCCGAGCAGGGCCACCCCGCCCAGCGCCAGCGCGGCCCAGAACCAGGCCGCCGCCCGGCGCGCGCCGAACACGGACAGCGCCAGCGGGCCGAGCACCTCCAGCGTCACGGCCGGACCGAGCGGGATCCGCTCGATCGCCTGGTAGAAGATCGAGTTCATGCCGGCCAGGGCCAGCCCGAACGCGACAACGGCGGCCCAGTCGCGGCGCCCGTACCCGCGCACCCGGGGGCGGCACACCACGAGCATCAGCAGCGCGCCGATGGTCAGCCGTAGCGTCACCGCCCCGGCCACCCCGGTACGCGGGAACAGCAGCGCCGCCAGCGCGGAGCCGAACTGCACCGACAGCGCCCCGCCGAGCACCAGCGCGACCCCGCCGAGCCGGCCCGGCACACGCGGCGGCAAGGGGTGGGCACCGGTCATGCCCCTGACGTTAGCCGGTGCTCCCGGACGAGTTTCCGCCGCTCACCCCACCTGGCCCGGGGTGAGCGCTCAGCCGGCCCCGGCCAGGTCGAGCACCGCGCCGAGCCCGTTCGGGCGGCCGGCGTCGGCGCACGGCAGCACCAGCACCCCGCACCCGGCCGCGACCGCGCCCGCGTCGGCCGGGGTGTCGCCCACCATCAGGGTGCGCTCCGGGTCGACGCCGAGCATCCCGCAGGCCCGCAGGAAGATGCCCGGGTCCGGCTTGCAGCGTCCCACCTCGTACGACAGCGCGTACGCGTCGACCAGCGCGTCGAGATCCCAGGCGGCGAACAGCGGCCGCAGGTCGAAACCGATGTTGCTGACCACCGCCACCTTCACCCCGGCGGTCCGCAGCGCGCCGAGCACCGGCGCGGTGTCCGGGTACGGCACCCAGCCCGCGGGCACCAGCACCCGCTCGTAGAGCGCGTCGGCGAACCCGTCGATGCCGGTGTCCACGGTCTCGGCCAGCCCGGTGTAGGCGCCCCGGTGGGCGTGCGGGTAGAGATCGCGGTCGGCCCACAACTCGGCCAGCCGGGGCGGTACCCGGGCCGGCAGCGGGCCGCCCGCGCGCCCGGCGGTGAGCAGCCGGTCGGCGAGCGACGTGGCCCGGATCCGGTCCAGCTCGACCCCGCAGGCGTCCGCGGCTGCGAGCACCCAGGCCAGCGGCTCCTCGACCTGGGCGAGGGTGCCGTGGAAGTCGAAGAGCACCGCCTCCACGGGCCGGCGGGACGGGCGCGGGCCCACGACGTCGTCGGCGCCGCTGGCGGCATGGGGCAGTTCGGTACGGTCCGGCACGTCGTGCACCCTACCGACCCGCTCCGACCGTCCTGCCGGACGGCCTTGACCGGTACTCGTCGGCCGTACCGATTAATCTTGGATCCATGTCGAGCCCCGCCGAGCGGTACGCCGCGGCGCGCCGCCGGGCCGCGCAGGCCTCCGCCTTCCCGGCCCTGGACGAATTCTCCCTGGATCTCGGGTTCGATCTCGACGACTTCCAGCGCGAGGCGTGCGAGGCGCTGGAGCGGGGCAGCGGCGTGCTGGTCTGC
This genomic window contains:
- a CDS encoding HAD family hydrolase; the encoded protein is MPDRTELPHAASGADDVVGPRPSRRPVEAVLFDFHGTLAQVEEPLAWVLAAADACGVELDRIRATSLADRLLTAGRAGGPLPARVPPRLAELWADRDLYPHAHRGAYTGLAETVDTGIDGFADALYERVLVPAGWVPYPDTAPVLGALRTAGVKVAVVSNIGFDLRPLFAAWDLDALVDAYALSYEVGRCKPDPGIFLRACGMLGVDPERTLMVGDTPADAGAVAAGCGVLVLPCADAGRPNGLGAVLDLAGAG
- a CDS encoding EamA family transporter, giving the protein MTGAHPLPPRVPGRLGGVALVLGGALSVQFGSALAALLFPRTGVAGAVTLRLTIGALLMLVVCRPRVRGYGRRDWAAVVAFGLALAGMNSIFYQAIERIPLGPAVTLEVLGPLALSVFGARRAAAWFWAALALGGVALLGQGGFDRLDPVGAALALTAGAMWAAYIVCSARIGARFPGADGLALALTFAALLTLPFGLADSGGRLADPAVLGLGTALALLASVLPYSLELAALRRLPTATFAVMMSLGPAIAAVAGWLVLGQALHPVEVLAIVLVVAASAGAVRAAASPTGPAPSAAPPAAVPVPPDAAVPPSGMDPAVAPDPPVSAAAAAPPARP